The genomic stretch GTCCCCTTGGTCGAGGCCGGGGAGATCCGCACGCCGCAGAGCCCGGCGGAGGCACTGGCGGCGGCGCGTGCCCACCACGAGCGGGCGCGCCGGGCGCTGCCGCCGGAGGCCTGGGCACTCTCCCGCGGGGAGCCCGCGTTGGAGACGGTGGAGGCCTGAGGACAGCGGGAGGTGGCGGGATGAGTCGCGCACTGGTCGTGATCGACGTGCAGAACGACTTCTGCGAGGGCGGCAGCCTGGCGGTGGGCGGGGGTGCCGCGGTGGCCGCCGCGATCAGCGGGCACATCCGGGAGACCGCCGGCGACTACGCGCACGTGGTGGCCACGCGGGACCACCACATCGACCCGGGCCGGCACTTCGCCGAGCACCCCGACTTCCTGGACACATGGCCGGCGCACTGCGTCGTCGGCACCGACGGGGTGGAGCTGCACCCGGCGCTCGACCGCGAGGCCCTCGAGGCGATCTTCGACAAGGGGGAGTACGCCGCGGCCTACTCCGGCTTCGAGGGTGCCGCCGACGGGGTCCCGCTGGCCGACTGGCTGCGCGCGCGGGGCGTGGACGCCGTCGACCTGGTGGGCATCGCCACCGACCACTGCGTGCGGGCGACCGCGCTGGACGCCGTCGGTCACGGTTTCCGCACCCGCGTGCTGCTGCACCTGACCGCGGGGGTCACCGACGGCACGACGGAGGCGGCGATCGAGGAGCTGAGGACGGCCGGCGTCGCGCTCGAAGGCGAGGTCCACCGGGGCTGACGGCCCCCGTCCGCCCCCTCCTCCCTCACGGCGCAGCGTCCTCCCTCACCGCCGACGCCGAGGGAGGACA from Blastococcus sp. PRF04-17 encodes the following:
- a CDS encoding isochorismatase family protein; protein product: MSRALVVIDVQNDFCEGGSLAVGGGAAVAAAISGHIRETAGDYAHVVATRDHHIDPGRHFAEHPDFLDTWPAHCVVGTDGVELHPALDREALEAIFDKGEYAAAYSGFEGAADGVPLADWLRARGVDAVDLVGIATDHCVRATALDAVGHGFRTRVLLHLTAGVTDGTTEAAIEELRTAGVALEGEVHRG